The following nucleotide sequence is from Apium graveolens cultivar Ventura chromosome 4, ASM990537v1, whole genome shotgun sequence.
ataaagtaaaataaagtgaccaataaaaattgcccaaaatagccgtttaaaaataaactgtaaaaattccatcacaagtaattaaaaacataagtctttaaaaactttctggtggatttgaatgtatcccccatatatatatatatatatatatatatatatatatatatatatatataccaagagaaccctgtgaagcttgaatagctcacaactgcttacaaatatgaacaactaaacttatagagaaatgctacaagatatagcttacaattgtttctcttggaatgtatttgcttagtcttgtttttgtcctacttgctactcttggtttatatattaccaagattacatagtaataagacaggataataaaacaaaacctatcaagtctaatactatgctgcttcactactctattccagcatctttgaatatcttcataatagcatgaaaatggtaatgcttctttgttcccAAAAACCCAactgaataggctgccacattcctttttgcaagcactcgacgcatgtgattgtgttgtcactgtcaatagatgtttgaattgatcatccgtcgggtacatgattatcatccgtcgggttgccttgttgatcatccgtcggtagctttgttgatcatccgtcgggtagctatttgacatttgacttcatttcacttatgcagaattacaggacatcttatatttacaattaatcaacctattctgcatatctagttaaagtcaacatgacttatatgctactacagagtctatataaaggtgtttgcagaaatgtgctacatgacttattgttacataagctactcactcgatggatgtcaaatcatcatccgtcgggactatattgtgtcatccgtcgggactatatttgattatccgtcgagtgctatatttttcactaaattgaatctactaaagtgttttgttaatgaaatcatcaagttcacaacatattcccaacaatagggataaacaaaagcaataatttttgattatgttgcagatgctcctagaaagaagtgtgaaaaatgtggctctgcaaatcatctaactcacctttgtaaaaaggttgttagcaagccaattgaaggagcatgcaaatacaatgaagcagattcaaatgatccccactcattttgtgacaagtttgactgcatcccttgcaacttgaaagtgatgaagagttgccacaaactgagagtagaccttaaagaaacaaaaattgggtctaaatcagatagggaaaatgcacaacaatcattgaactctattttatctgaaataactcactctacttctgctaaatcagttaacaagaataaagtacccaacactgcttgggttactAAACACACCTAAATCTCATtttgtgcagggcaaagtgaagaaagtcatatggatcattgacagtggatgttccagacatatgacaggtgataaggccatgctatcacagtttgaggagaaagatggccccttggtgacctttggagacaacaacaaaggattcacaatgggatatggcaagattgtttctgaaaatgatggcattgatgatgtagcactggtagctggtcttgaagtaaatcttctcagtgttagccaatttgcatacaaaggctttaaagttttattcaacaaagaagaatgcactttaattagcaagaaaactggtgaagtttctttgaaaggagtaaggaaaggaagcttgtttgttgcagattttgattcaacaaataaggatggtgagtgttgcttctacaccaaggcatcagaagaacaaagcaagctctggcataaaaagctgtctcacttaaatatcaaggcaattaacaccttggtcaaaaaggagttggtaagagacatgcctaaagtggaagaatttgctcaagttgaagtttgtgaagcttgtcagaaaggaaaaatgaaaagatcaagtcacaagccaaaaactgtgaattctattagACTCCTTCGCAACTAATTCATATGGACTTATTtggccagtaaatgtcttatctatttcaaggaacaaatatgcagTTGTGATGGTGGAttatttctcaagatacactggggtagagttcatgtactctaaagatgaaactccacacatcataattgagcacatcaagaagatagaaaaataagGCTGAAGACTACaactgtgtaaaaagattgagaagcgataatggaacagaattcagaaatgctatcttgagtgaattctgcaagaataaaggcattgttcaagaattctcagctacTAGAATATCTcaaaaaaatggagtagttgagagaaagaacagaatattaattgaagctgctaggacaatactccaagatgccaagttgccaacaagtttttgggaagaagccattaacactgcatgttacactcagaacatatatctcattaacaaggaaCATGGAAAGTCACCTTAGTCAATCATGactaaaagaaagcctactgtaaagcatcttcatgtgtttggaagcaagtgttacattttgaaagacaactttGAATATGTGAGAAagtttgactcaaaggtttttgaggcaatttttatgggatattcactAGAAAGAACatcctacaaagtttatgtgattgatcaaaagaagattatggagagcacatatgtgacttttgatgatgaccagtgtccaggcttggaacgccttgatgataatgaagctgaagccctggcatttaaaaacctcaacattgatagtgattctgatggggaagatgaagttgatgcacaataGATATTAAATTAAGAGACTACTCcacaggaaaatcatgaaaatggaaactcatctcacATACCTcaatttgatagcacaaactcagggggagaaagagaagaaggatccagCAATCATACCAACaataaaaaaaaataatgaaggcacaagtcaacaaactcatacaaggaagtgggatagaagtcacactagagaagcaattattagTGATCCTattgctggtgtgaggactagaagtgcaactgctaatgagtgcctacatgcatgttttccGTCTCAAGTAGAAcataagaaaattgatgaagctctactggatcctgactggatatctgccatgcaggaagagctgaatcagtttgaaagaagcaaagtctggaggttagttcctgcaccaaagaatagaagcattattggaaaaaatgggtattcaggaataaaatggatgacaatggtatagttaccagaaacaaagcaaggttggttgtaaaaggctactcacaagaagaaggaattgattatgatgaaacttttgctccagttgcaagacttgaagcaataaaaatctttctagcatttgttgcacattcaaattttaaagtgtatcaaatggacgtcaagagtgcctttctgaatggtgagctagaagaagaagtttatgtgcaacagccacctggctttgaagatccagaatttccaaactttgtgtacaagttactcaaggctctatatggactacaaaaggaacctagagcttggtatgacacactatcagatttcctactgaagcatggttaGACTAGAGGTACCATATATAAGACTCTCctctacaagaaacatggtgaagatatgatcctagttcagatttatgtggatgatatcatctttggttctactaatgagaagctttgccaaagattctccaagcttatgcaaagtgaatatgaaatgagtatgatgggggaactgagttacttccttggacttcaagttagtcaaagaagtgatgatatcttcatcagccaaactaaatatgtcaatgatctattgaaaaagtttggaatggattgttcacctacatctacacctacgactactgcaacaaagttggatgaagataaaaagggcaagagtgtagatatctcaagctataaagggatgattggatcattgctttatttaacagcaagtagaccagacatcatgtttgtaacatgtctatgtgcaagatttcaaactaatccaaaagaatcatatttgatagctgtaaagaggattttcagatacttgaagggaacttcaaacactacgccataagtggacTATTGTTatgcctaaatggtgttacaataggcccaAAAACCGTTACATTatgtctattgtaacaccaaAGAGCGTTACAtatacgagcattacaatagataccctaatgtaacactttactgatatattgtaacaaagaagaaaatgttaCAATAGGCAACTAATGTAACACTAAAAGGCCCAAATGTAATACAAAATGAGTGATACATTAAGTTTGATCAAATGAATAATTTATTCTAAAACCTATGCTAAGCATGCACTAAAGAAATAAGACATGCATCAGTCAAGTAGTGATTTTGCAATATAAAAAAACATTTCATCtacataaataaatatttataaaaagcCCAAACAGATCAAAACAATATCGGACATTAGGTTTATCTTAATGTATCAGATAAATTTTGAGTCGAGAAGGCATGGGATACCTTCCACAGACGATCATTTGCAAAGATCAGGAGATCTGTGTCCCTATCAATACTTGCATCTTTTACATCTGGATCAGACCTAAGGTGATTTTACATCTTTTAATGAACCGAACTAGCAATATGTACTTGATAGACACTAACAGCTATCAATATTTGCAAGGCCAGTAGCATATAAAAGAAGAATGTGAATTCCCATCTGGAAAGTTAAACATAAAATAGTTAACATAGTGGTCAGGTTATTGATAGATGAGGTATTAATGACACGATTCATAGATGGCTCCTCTTTCTAGAAATGAATCTGCATCAGAATCTGGATTGAAATTGTAAATTCCGCATTCTTCTAGTTTCACCGTATGTAGCTTTCttcataataaaaataaaagatcATTCATACTGGAGGTGACACGGGTGTATTTAGCTTGGAGGATGATAATATTAAGCAGCTCATATGGAGCGAGTCAAAGAGTTTTTAAAGAGAAATAATCAAAGAACAATTTGGATAGTTTAAACTAAAGGTGGACTTTACATGGCTGCTACTCAGTTTTGAGCATGGCCGTTACAGTTAAACCGCCATTGCATTTTTAGGCGTACTTAATTTAGATGTTACTGTGATCTTCACAGATTAGTCGTATGCTAGATATATGCTCTCCACAGACAAACTGAAGTCTTAAGAATTTTACTCGAGTCTGCTGGAGCTTATAATATCTCAAGTTAGCGCCAAGATATTGTAGAAGCAATTTCCTGCTATTTATTTCTCAAAGCACTAGTTTCCATTTCCCTGTATTATTTAAGAGTTACTAGATGTGCTGGTGACTACAAAGCTTGATAGGTGGATAAGTTCATACTCGATTACCGGAGACACTAGTCCTAAGCAGTATGGTCTGTGATGGTCCTTTATATTTGTAGATTAGCAACAATGATCATCAAGAGGCAGAAACACAAGTGCGGGTTCGACTAGCAGAACTATAATATTAGCAACAATTTCACCTTATTACACTAGAAAAACTATAAGATTGTTAAATCTTATTATGTATTTCCAAGTATGTCTGTTCAATTTTTTCTTAATCAGCTATTCAGTTAGGCAAGAATCAGGCAGCACAAAGCACCAAGTCTACTGACTCAGTTTAGGAAACATTGACATTAGACAATTATAACATAATAGAACCGAGAAAAAACCACAACCATAAAAGGAGAGAAAGTAGCTATTATTTGTGCATTAAGGCAGGGTATACTCTGCTATTGCTACCTATTCCTGCTGTTATGATAATGCCCGTGGAACAACGATAATAGTTAACAACAACACATGCTTTAATATTCTTTAATATTTATTTGACAGTTGATAAAGTAATTTTTGAATAATGATTCATGTGTTGATTTTAGAATAGGGGCGACCATACATAGTAGGTATAATCACTTAGTTTTTAATATACATTAAAAACGGTGCTATCAAtattctttaaaaaaaatatctACAACTTCTCTCTAGATTACATCAGCATGTTCAGTGTTCGGACACTAATTTCTAATACATCATAACAAATCAATACACTGGATAATGTGGTCGTTTCATAACAAATTAGTAATTAATATCATATTACCATTCCAATGCTGAAGGTATTTACTATGTTCAAGCACGCACCTGGTATTTACTTgtattaagatctgaaaaaacTTGTTGCGTGACCTTAGCAAGGAAATGCCCTGTCAAAAATTGGAGAACAATATATATGATAGTTAAAATAAATGTTCAATATAAAGAGAGGAAATGAAAGATTAAAAAAATACGCCTCTATTCAGATTGTCAATGTACAAACATATACGGATGAATACTCATACTACAGTGGCTATTTACTATACATTAACTTCCAAAATGGGCACAATATAACTACTCATTTACATAATAATGTACAGCAGAATAATTTTTTGAATTCCGCACAATCATAATGTAACTAAAAAAACCACAAGGATTGTACTTCAGGTTAAATTTGTCAAAACGATGAAAGGTGCTCTTGTCAGCATGAACATCTAGAAGGTCCACATCATACCTTAAAAAACCTATAAGTGCATATTTGTAGGAGGTAAAATTATATCAGTGAAGAAGTCGATCATGTAAAATTCCTCTTCATACTAAATAAAATGGATAAAATACTACCTTGTTAAATCCAAGCTCCGGAAACAAAAAGTGGCTGAGACTTATATTAACAACATAATATATGAGTCTATAAGTTTCAGAATTATCAAAACAACATAATACAATATGTTCAAATCAAATATATCAAATTAACAATTTGAAATGCAAAAATAATCgaaacaaaataaaacaatatattcaaAAAACGCGAGCAGTCAACCTTGTCATTGCCCTGGACATTCATCCCCTGACATAACGATGATTTAGGCATGAGCTGTTCAGGATATAACGATGTTTCTGACTTCGTGCAATCTATATTTAGGGTCCAATCCATAGAGATTAAACTTACTAACCTAATATACAAAGACAATTTGGATGGAAATTAGATGTTTATTACCTTTTCAAATTTTTGGCCGCTGATACATATATTAACCACTTAATTGGAGCCCCTTTGAAACCCTAATCGACTGCAAAATCATATAGATATAAAAATCAGTAATCGCTCGAGCCATAGACATATCTATTAAAATACAAAGTCTTCGATTTGTTCTCAAGATAGCGTTtagaaagagagggagagagatcgAGCGCTTTCTGGTGAGGTTtgagagagagaaaaaaagagaGTCGACGAGAGAGAATCTTGTGAGCGAGAGAGAATATTTGTGTAAGGAGCGAGTCCAATAATTCATTTAGGGGGAAAATGCCGTCCAATAATTCACCTTGTAAAATacatattatttttttaaaaaaaatatataactttttaattaattattaaaatattatttattaaataaaaacaaaaaatgtaatttttgtacTTATGAAcaatgtatttttatatttttttattatatattatatttttcattcacaaataaaccataatataattttaatactaatttatgataatatttttactttaatatatttaaaatttaaaaatgtaACCAACGTAACACTGGGTGTTGGTGTTACATGTTGTGCAACACCGGAGTTTCTCGACAACTCTAGCATTATACCTATTGTAATACTAATTCAGAGGTGTTAAAATAGGACAAAAATTTCTTAGCTAATGTAACTCTCCTTATAACACTTGCATTACAGTAGCtcacttatggcgtagtgaaacttgggattatggtatcctaagggaactggttttgaagctgtaggttacacaaatgcagattttgctagatgcgaggttgacagaaagagtactagtggaagctgtcaatttcttggacaaagacttgtatcttggtatagcaagaaataataatgggtatcaacttctacagctgaagctgaatacatagctgcaggaagtggttgtgctcaagtgctttcgattagaaatcaactaatggattatggcatagtgttacacaaaattcctactatgtgtgacaatactagtgttatatctatagtagctaatccatttaatcattctaggacaaagcacattgatgggaggtatcatttcataagagaacatgctacaaatggtaccattgagatcatttttgtaccaacagaaaaacaattagctaacatttttactaaacctttggatgaagcaactttcactagacttgtaggtgaaattggaatgcttaattcttcatcctaaggcaagaactcagctaatgttttgcaggAGATTAATCTccaataaatcaaaattaatttgatttaattggaaattaactgaaatatgaattataaatatttacataaatctctgcatatttttttttcaaattcaaattcaactttgaatttttcaaattctaagtaaactgctcagttgttaatttacattcttaatacgtaaaattaacacaaggcaaaattacaaaaaccaaaagtatatagaaaactgagttctcaataagtcaaAATTGACCTCTCGACAAACCATTTTAGGACTTATCGAGCGAGTCCTCGgtaagtcaatttactgacttctcgagtgacttctcgataggcttaaaaatgacttatcgataagtccttgtagaactctctagtagtgtttattcatagagttctctacaagtacaatttttgacttatcaataactcagaactgagataatttaaattaataaattattttggtaaaatacttttggaaaatttattctaattttattttgaatttattcaaataaaagttgaaATTAATTCAGTCtactttttggacaaactgggtatttatttgacatctcgataagtcaattttgagttctctaaaagaataatttaaaatgacttctcgacatgtacttcatttcttaaaatgacttctcgatagacaaactccaaatgtctatttttgagttctcgacaagtcatttactttttctataaatacccaaacCTCGATTcatattttaacttggaatttttcaaaattctgagtaaactgtatatttattaattcatatcctaaatatatgaagttaataaataacacatcaaaagaagcaaaaagtataaaaaattggaataatttaattcataaattattttcagcaaaatacttttgagatactttgtctataattactcagacttattgacacatttacgtgcttatGTGCATATTTTTTGATCAAATGTGGAATATGTTAG
It contains:
- the LOC141720448 gene encoding uncharacterized protein LOC141720448 isoform X2 produces the protein MPKSSLCQGMNVQGNDKGISLLRSRNKFFQILIQVNTRSDPDVKDASIDRDTDLLIFANDRLWKVYSQFVATLHHFQVARDAVKLVTK
- the LOC141720448 gene encoding uncharacterized protein LOC141720448 isoform X1; translation: MPKSSLCQGMNVQGNDKGISLLRSRNKFFQILIQVNTRSDPDVKDASIDRDTDLLIFANDRLWKELTSRLCFFQTDSALPAWQISSQDPVELHQFSYVLLETENMHVGTH